The proteins below are encoded in one region of bacterium:
- the rpiB gene encoding ribose 5-phosphate isomerase B has product MTLPRRIVIASDHAGVEMKRRLREAMESLGISAEDLGTGTGESVDYPDYAAAVARRVSAGTADAGVLVCGTGIGMSITANRFPGVRAALLYDDAAARLARLHNDANVAVFGARTMSADDAARRLGLFLSEPFEAGRHTRRIEKIHGIEKTIPAGSAPAAQREVPMSRLKETDPEIHDIIRRETERQAYKLELIASENFVSEAVLEATGSVLTNKYAEGYPGKRYYGGCEFVDQAESLAIERAKKIFGAEHVNVQPHAGSQANMAVYFSVMSPGDTMLGMNLSHGGHLTHGSPVNFSGKLYNVVPYGVREDTETIDYDQVRDLALKHRPKLIVVGASAYPRTIDFPAFRRIADEAGCMVMADIAHIAGMVAVGLHPSPVPHCEFVTTTTHKTLRGPRSGLIMCRAEFAKKLDSAIFPGSQGGPLMHVIAAKAVALKETMTPAFKEYQAQILRNAAAMAKTLLARGYRLVSGGTDNHLMLVNLKDTPLTGKEGEGALEKVGITVNKNTVPFETRSPFITSGIRIGTPAVTTRGMKEKEMERIGNLIADVLAAPSDASVQGRVEAEVRALCDAFPLYASRLAAYARG; this is encoded by the coding sequence GTGACGCTCCCGCGCCGCATCGTCATCGCCTCCGATCACGCGGGCGTCGAAATGAAGCGGCGCCTGCGGGAAGCGATGGAGTCCCTCGGGATTTCCGCGGAGGACCTCGGGACCGGTACGGGGGAATCGGTGGACTATCCGGACTACGCGGCGGCGGTCGCCCGGCGGGTCTCCGCGGGGACCGCGGACGCCGGCGTACTGGTCTGCGGGACCGGCATCGGGATGTCGATCACGGCCAACAGGTTCCCCGGCGTTCGCGCCGCGCTCCTCTACGACGACGCGGCCGCCCGGCTTGCCCGCCTGCACAACGACGCCAACGTCGCCGTTTTCGGCGCGCGGACGATGTCCGCGGACGACGCCGCCCGGCGGCTGGGCCTCTTCCTGTCGGAGCCGTTCGAGGCGGGCAGGCACACCCGGCGGATCGAGAAGATCCACGGCATCGAGAAGACCATCCCGGCCGGCTCCGCGCCGGCCGCACAGCGAGAGGTTCCCATGTCCCGCCTGAAAGAGACCGATCCCGAGATCCACGACATCATCCGCAGGGAGACCGAGCGGCAGGCGTACAAGCTTGAGCTGATCGCCTCCGAGAATTTCGTGAGCGAGGCGGTCCTCGAGGCCACCGGCTCCGTGCTCACGAACAAGTACGCCGAGGGGTACCCGGGGAAGCGGTACTACGGAGGATGCGAGTTCGTGGACCAGGCCGAATCGCTGGCGATCGAGCGGGCGAAGAAGATCTTCGGGGCCGAGCACGTCAACGTGCAGCCCCACGCCGGCTCCCAGGCGAACATGGCCGTCTACTTCTCCGTGATGAGCCCGGGCGACACGATGCTGGGGATGAACCTCTCCCACGGCGGCCACCTGACGCACGGCAGCCCGGTGAACTTCTCGGGGAAGCTCTACAACGTCGTCCCCTACGGCGTGCGGGAGGACACCGAGACGATCGACTACGACCAGGTCCGCGACCTGGCGCTGAAGCATCGGCCGAAGCTGATCGTCGTGGGCGCCTCCGCCTACCCCCGGACGATCGATTTTCCCGCGTTCCGCCGGATCGCCGACGAGGCGGGCTGCATGGTGATGGCCGACATCGCGCACATCGCGGGGATGGTCGCCGTCGGGCTGCACCCGAGCCCGGTCCCTCATTGCGAATTCGTCACGACCACGACGCACAAGACGCTGCGCGGCCCCCGCTCCGGGCTGATCATGTGCCGCGCCGAGTTCGCGAAGAAGCTCGATTCGGCCATCTTCCCGGGGAGCCAGGGCGGCCCCCTGATGCACGTGATCGCGGCGAAGGCCGTGGCGCTGAAGGAGACGATGACCCCCGCCTTCAAGGAGTACCAGGCGCAGATCCTCCGCAACGCGGCGGCGATGGCGAAGACCCTTCTCGCGCGCGGATACCGGCTCGTCTCCGGGGGCACGGACAACCACCTGATGCTCGTGAACCTGAAGGACACGCCCCTGACGGGGAAAGAGGGGGAAGGGGCGCTGGAGAAGGTCGGGATCACGGTGAACAAGAACACGGTCCCCTTCGAAACGCGAAGCCCGTTCATCACGAGCGGGATCCGCATCGGCACGCCCGCGGTCACCACCCGCGGGATGAAGGAAAAAGAGATGGAACGGATCGGCAACCTGATCGCCGACGTGCTCGCCGCGCCCTCGGACGCCTCCGTACAGGGGCGGGTGGAGGCGGAGGTCCGCGCCCTGTGCGACGCCTTCCCCCTCTACGCCTCGCGTCTCGCGGCCTACGCGAGGGGGTGA
- the nrdR gene encoding transcriptional regulator NrdR, translating to MKCPRCGHVDNKVVDSRAGKDGDVIRRRRECLSCARRFTTYERIEEELPLVVKRDGRRESYDRQKILSGIRKACEKRPVSVDTIEHLVEALEQEFQSGPEKEISTIRIGERVMSKLLQVDDVAYVRFASVYRQFKDVSQFVEEIKTLISEPPGRTAKP from the coding sequence ATGAAGTGCCCCCGGTGCGGCCACGTGGACAACAAGGTGGTCGATTCCCGGGCGGGCAAGGACGGCGACGTCATACGGCGAAGGAGGGAATGCCTCTCCTGCGCGCGGCGGTTCACCACCTACGAGCGGATCGAGGAGGAGCTCCCCCTTGTCGTGAAGCGGGACGGGCGGCGCGAGTCGTACGACCGCCAGAAGATCCTCTCCGGCATCCGCAAGGCGTGTGAAAAGCGGCCCGTCAGCGTGGACACCATCGAGCACCTCGTCGAGGCCCTGGAGCAGGAATTCCAGTCCGGTCCCGAGAAGGAGATCTCCACGATCCGGATCGGCGAGCGGGTGATGTCGAAGCTGCTCCAGGTGGACGACGTGGCGTATGTCCGCTTCGCCTCGGTGTACCGGCAGTTCAAGGACGTGAGCCAGTTCGTCGAGGAGATCAAGACCCTCATTTCCGAACCACCCGGTCGAACGGCGAAACCATGA
- a CDS encoding DUF177 domain-containing protein, producing the protein MYIRVSEIPGGGLDVFASRGKASLPRVLEGMDPSPLRELRLVDADLLLTVEGGDVWVEGSFEARGEGFCDRCSDPLSLRFGKAFQTILTPKGRDRAAGSTVELHEEDLDVGYYDGTGVETNDILWEQVALELPLKVVCSEACRGICPVCGKNRNLEKCSCVAGGAPGPFEILKSLKGKKE; encoded by the coding sequence TTGTACATCCGGGTATCCGAGATTCCCGGGGGCGGACTCGATGTTTTCGCCTCCCGGGGAAAGGCGTCTCTCCCCCGCGTTCTCGAAGGGATGGACCCCTCCCCGTTGCGGGAACTCCGGCTGGTCGACGCCGACCTGCTCCTGACGGTCGAGGGGGGGGACGTCTGGGTCGAGGGGTCGTTCGAAGCGCGGGGGGAAGGCTTTTGCGACCGCTGTTCCGACCCGTTGTCGCTCCGGTTCGGGAAGGCGTTCCAGACGATCCTGACCCCGAAGGGCCGGGATCGCGCGGCCGGATCGACGGTGGAACTTCACGAGGAAGACCTCGATGTCGGGTATTATGACGGCACGGGGGTCGAGACGAACGACATCCTGTGGGAGCAGGTGGCCCTCGAGCTCCCGCTGAAGGTCGTCTGCTCCGAGGCGTGCCGCGGGATCTGCCCCGTGTGCGGAAAGAACCGGAACCTGGAGAAGTGCTCCTGCGTCGCGGGGGGCGCCCCGGGCCCGTTCGAAATTCTCAAGAGCCTGAAAGGGAAAAAGGAGTAA
- the fabD gene encoding ACP S-malonyltransferase, producing MGVGLLFPGQASQFPGMGKDLHDAYPVARRTFEEASEALSRDMADLCFRGTEDELRMTENTQPAIFTVSVAAFRVLAAETGVRPACAAGHSLGEYSALVAAGALPLAAAARVLRSRGKYMQDVVPVGEGAMAAILGLSPSQVDDACRVGAAHGVVSPANFNGGGQIVISGAAKAVAAACEAAKAAGAKRALPLPVSAPFHCALMRPAADRLAPELRAIPQGPFAFPVVANVTAAPYGAGEAVADMLVRQITAPVRWEESVVAMRAGGADAFLEVGPGKVLSGLLRRIEKDAAAGAFCGPADLDGARALTA from the coding sequence ATGGGGGTCGGGCTGCTCTTTCCGGGGCAGGCGTCGCAGTTCCCCGGGATGGGAAAGGATCTTCACGACGCGTACCCGGTCGCTCGGCGCACCTTCGAGGAGGCGTCCGAGGCGCTGTCGCGGGACATGGCGGACCTCTGTTTCCGGGGGACCGAGGACGAGCTCCGGATGACGGAGAACACGCAGCCGGCGATCTTCACCGTGAGCGTGGCCGCCTTCCGGGTCCTCGCGGCCGAAACCGGGGTCCGGCCCGCCTGCGCGGCCGGGCACTCCCTTGGGGAATATTCCGCGCTGGTCGCGGCCGGGGCGCTTCCCCTGGCGGCGGCGGCCCGGGTCCTGCGGTCGCGCGGGAAATACATGCAGGACGTGGTTCCCGTGGGCGAAGGCGCGATGGCGGCGATCCTCGGGCTTTCCCCTTCGCAGGTCGATGATGCGTGCCGGGTGGGGGCGGCCCACGGCGTCGTCTCGCCGGCGAACTTCAACGGGGGCGGCCAGATCGTGATCTCCGGCGCGGCGAAGGCGGTGGCGGCGGCGTGCGAGGCGGCGAAGGCGGCCGGCGCGAAGCGGGCCCTCCCGCTCCCCGTGAGCGCGCCGTTCCATTGCGCCTTGATGCGGCCTGCCGCGGACCGGCTCGCGCCCGAGCTGCGGGCGATCCCGCAGGGGCCGTTCGCCTTCCCGGTGGTGGCCAACGTGACGGCGGCCCCTTACGGGGCGGGCGAAGCGGTAGCCGACATGCTGGTCCGTCAGATCACCGCCCCGGTGCGCTGGGAGGAATCGGTCGTCGCGATGCGTGCCGGGGGCGCCGACGCGTTTCTCGAGGTGGGGCCGGGCAAGGTCCTCTCGGGGCTCCTCCGCCGGATCGAGAAGGACGCGGCGGCGGGTGCCTTCTGCGGTCCGGCGGACCTCGACGGCGCGAGGGCGTTGACCGCCTGA
- the acpP gene encoding acyl carrier protein → MPVEQRVREIVAEQLERDVNEVTNTASFIDDLGADSLDIVELVMKMEEEFGIEIPDEEAEKIKTVNDVIQYITTHKK, encoded by the coding sequence ATGCCGGTAGAACAGCGGGTTCGGGAGATCGTGGCGGAGCAGCTGGAGCGGGACGTGAACGAGGTCACCAACACGGCGTCGTTCATCGACGACCTGGGGGCGGACTCCCTCGACATCGTCGAGCTGGTGATGAAGATGGAGGAGGAATTCGGTATCGAGATCCCCGACGAGGAAGCCGAGAAGATCAAGACCGTCAACGACGTGATCCAGTACATCACGACGCACAAGAAATAG
- the amrB gene encoding AmmeMemoRadiSam system protein B, translating into MKRMPAVCGQFYPGTASGLSRALLELTREGKAREPAIGVVAPHAGYVYSGAVAGEVFSSIQVPGRAVILCPNHTGIGEDAAIMSHGAWRMPWGDVPIDEELAARLETACPLLREDASAHSREHAVEVQIPFLHRFRTDVRIVPVALGRLSLEECRDLGEGVADAIAGDAERPLLVASSDMSHYVPDAVARTKDRMAIDRMLALDPEGLYRTVRTERISMCGVLPATVVLFAARRLGATSARLIRYATSGDVSREFDQVVGYAGLTFA; encoded by the coding sequence ATGAAGCGGATGCCCGCCGTCTGCGGACAGTTCTACCCCGGAACCGCTTCCGGCCTCTCCCGGGCGCTCCTCGAGCTCACCCGGGAGGGAAAGGCCCGGGAGCCGGCGATCGGGGTCGTGGCCCCCCATGCGGGATACGTCTATTCGGGGGCCGTGGCGGGGGAAGTCTTCTCCTCCATCCAGGTTCCCGGCCGGGCCGTGATCCTCTGCCCGAACCACACAGGGATCGGGGAGGACGCCGCCATCATGTCCCATGGCGCGTGGCGGATGCCGTGGGGGGACGTCCCCATCGACGAAGAGCTCGCCGCACGTCTGGAGACCGCCTGCCCCCTCCTGCGGGAGGACGCGTCGGCCCATTCCCGGGAGCATGCGGTCGAAGTCCAGATCCCGTTCCTGCACCGGTTCCGGACGGACGTGCGCATCGTCCCCGTCGCCCTCGGGCGCCTCTCCCTCGAGGAGTGCCGGGATCTCGGGGAGGGCGTGGCGGACGCGATCGCGGGGGACGCCGAGCGACCCCTGCTGGTCGCCAGCTCCGACATGTCCCACTATGTGCCCGACGCCGTCGCCCGAACGAAGGACCGGATGGCGATCGACCGGATGCTGGCGCTCGACCCCGAGGGTCTCTACCGGACCGTTCGGACCGAGCGGATCTCGATGTGCGGGGTGCTGCCGGCCACGGTGGTCCTCTTCGCCGCACGCCGTCTTGGCGCGACCTCGGCCCGTCTGATAAGATACGCCACCTCCGGCGACGTCAGCCGGGAGTTCGACCAGGTGGTCGGCTACGCGGGGCTCACCTTCGCCTGA
- the fabG gene encoding 3-oxoacyl-[acyl-carrier-protein] reductase, whose protein sequence is MRLSGKTALVTGASRGIGRAIALRFAAEGAFVVANYAGNEKAAGETLAAIASAGGSAVLSRFDVGDAAQVDAAVKALVAERGRIDILVNNAGVTRDNLLMRLTEEDFDAVVRTNLKGTFLVTKVVSRQMIRQRGGRIVNMSSVVGEMGNAGQSIYAATKAGILGFTKAMARELASRAITVNAIAPGFITTDMTETLPEATRKEFAERIPLGRFGTPEEVAEVALFLASDAAAYVTGQVVGINGGMYM, encoded by the coding sequence ATGCGGCTGTCGGGGAAGACGGCGCTGGTGACAGGCGCCTCCCGCGGGATCGGGCGCGCCATCGCCCTGCGGTTCGCCGCGGAGGGCGCGTTCGTCGTGGCGAACTACGCGGGGAACGAGAAGGCGGCGGGGGAAACCCTCGCGGCGATCGCGTCGGCGGGCGGGAGCGCCGTCCTCTCGCGGTTCGATGTCGGGGATGCCGCGCAGGTCGACGCCGCGGTCAAGGCGCTCGTCGCGGAGCGGGGGAGGATCGACATCCTCGTGAACAACGCCGGGGTCACCCGCGACAACCTGCTGATGCGGCTGACCGAGGAGGATTTCGACGCCGTCGTGCGGACGAACCTGAAAGGGACGTTCCTCGTCACGAAGGTCGTCTCCCGGCAGATGATCCGGCAGCGGGGCGGGCGGATCGTCAACATGAGCTCGGTGGTGGGCGAGATGGGGAACGCGGGGCAGTCGATCTACGCCGCGACGAAGGCGGGGATCCTCGGATTCACCAAGGCGATGGCCCGGGAGCTCGCTTCCCGCGCGATCACGGTGAACGCGATCGCACCGGGGTTCATCACGACCGACATGACCGAAACGCTGCCCGAGGCGACGCGCAAGGAGTTCGCGGAGCGGATCCCGCTCGGCCGGTTCGGGACCCCGGAGGAGGTCGCGGAGGTGGCGCTGTTCCTCGCGTCCGACGCGGCGGCGTACGTGACCGGGCAGGTGGTCGGGATCAACGGCGGGATGTACATGTAG
- a CDS encoding dCMP deaminase family protein, producing the protein MDMAKLAARRSSCLRRAVGAVLVKDRRLLATGYNGVPSGVTHCEVVGCLRERLKVPSGERHELCRGLHAEQNAIIQAAFHGVSIQGAHLYCTNLPCIICAKMLINAGVRRIIYLEGYSDTLTREMLDEVGMELLKLADPSP; encoded by the coding sequence ATGGACATGGCGAAGCTCGCCGCCAGGCGCTCTTCGTGCTTGCGGCGGGCGGTCGGCGCGGTCCTCGTGAAGGACCGTCGGCTCCTGGCGACCGGGTACAACGGCGTTCCCTCCGGTGTCACGCACTGCGAGGTCGTGGGATGCCTCCGCGAACGGCTCAAGGTCCCCTCGGGAGAGCGCCACGAGCTGTGCCGCGGGCTGCACGCCGAGCAGAACGCGATCATCCAGGCCGCGTTCCACGGCGTCTCGATCCAGGGCGCCCACCTGTACTGTACGAACCTTCCCTGCATCATCTGCGCGAAGATGCTGATCAACGCCGGCGTCCGCCGGATCATCTACCTCGAGGGATACAGCGACACCTTGACGAGGGAGATGCTCGACGAGGTCGGGATGGAGCTCCTGAAGCTCGCGGATCCTTCTCCATGA
- the fabF gene encoding beta-ketoacyl-ACP synthase II: MRRVAVTGLGAVTPLGVGVRNTWEAALAGTSGVGSITRFDTKNFSATIAAEVKGFDPEQFIDRKEIKRMDPFIHYAMAAAHMAMEDAGLAIDAALAPKAGVYMGSGLGGLSTLERYHQAYMEGGPRKISPFFITMLISNLAPGHIAMRYGAKGPNIATTTACAASSHAIGEGMHAIRSGVCDVVIAGGAEATITPLGLGGFCSMKALSTRNDDPGAASRPFDKDRDGFIMGEGSAILILEELERARARGAKIYAELLGYGASADAYHVTAPAPGGEGAVRAMTAALADAGVPASAIDYINAHGTSTPYNDLYETMAIKTVFGDRAKSIAVSSTKSMTGHLLGAAGAIEGMFCSLALRDGVIPPTMNYTTPDPECDLDYVPNAPRRQAIRYALSNSFGFGGTNSVLLFGRFEA; encoded by the coding sequence ATGCGCAGAGTCGCGGTAACGGGACTGGGGGCGGTAACCCCCCTTGGTGTCGGCGTACGGAATACGTGGGAAGCGGCCCTCGCCGGCACGTCGGGAGTGGGGTCGATCACGCGGTTCGACACGAAGAATTTTTCCGCGACCATCGCGGCGGAGGTGAAGGGATTCGACCCCGAGCAGTTCATCGACAGGAAAGAGATCAAGCGGATGGACCCGTTCATCCACTACGCCATGGCGGCCGCGCACATGGCGATGGAGGACGCGGGGCTGGCGATCGACGCCGCGCTGGCGCCGAAGGCCGGCGTCTACATGGGAAGCGGGCTGGGCGGGCTCTCCACGCTCGAGCGGTACCACCAGGCGTACATGGAGGGCGGCCCCAGGAAGATCAGCCCCTTCTTCATCACGATGCTCATCTCGAACCTCGCCCCCGGGCACATCGCCATGCGGTACGGCGCCAAGGGGCCGAACATCGCCACGACGACGGCGTGCGCGGCGTCCAGCCACGCGATCGGCGAGGGGATGCACGCGATCCGCAGCGGGGTGTGCGACGTGGTGATCGCGGGCGGCGCCGAGGCGACGATCACCCCGCTCGGGCTGGGCGGGTTCTGTTCCATGAAGGCCCTCTCCACCCGGAACGACGATCCCGGCGCCGCTTCGCGGCCCTTCGACAAGGACCGGGACGGATTCATCATGGGAGAAGGGTCGGCGATCCTGATCCTCGAGGAACTGGAGCGCGCCCGGGCCCGGGGTGCGAAGATCTACGCGGAGTTGCTCGGCTACGGGGCGTCGGCCGACGCCTACCATGTCACGGCCCCTGCTCCCGGTGGAGAGGGGGCGGTTCGAGCGATGACGGCGGCGCTGGCCGACGCCGGCGTTCCCGCGTCCGCGATCGACTACATCAACGCGCACGGCACATCGACGCCCTATAACGACCTGTATGAAACGATGGCGATCAAGACCGTGTTCGGCGATCGCGCGAAGTCGATCGCCGTCAGTTCGACCAAGTCGATGACGGGGCATCTCCTCGGCGCCGCCGGTGCGATCGAGGGGATGTTCTGCTCTCTCGCGCTGCGGGACGGGGTGATCCCGCCCACGATGAACTACACGACGCCGGATCCCGAGTGCGACCTCGACTACGTTCCCAACGCGCCGCGCCGCCAGGCGATCCGGTACGCCCTGTCCAACTCGTTCGGCTTCGGCGGAACGAACTCGGTCCTGCTGTTCGGCCGTTTCGAGGCGTAG
- the ribD gene encoding bifunctional diaminohydroxyphosphoribosylaminopyrimidine deaminase/5-amino-6-(5-phosphoribosylamino)uracil reductase RibD → MTARPEFPGTGFMRRALRLARKGAGRTAPNPAVGAVIVRGGRVVGEGYHRAAGLPHAEIEALRRAGSAARGADLYVTLEPCAHRGRTGPCTRAILAAGIARVAYAMEDPNPAVSGRGARRLRAAGLVVHRGSLEAEAREINRGFRRWVVSGKPFVTLKLAISLDGQIAAAGGDSRWITGEAARRRARRLRSEVDAVLVGGETARRDDPLLTSRVPGGHDPRRVILTSRPAELARGKILREPGGEVVVACPISVPERDVRAVRDAGGRVLRLPARGGSVRAGDFLAALGAEGVTSLLVEGGGRIAGWLAAEGAVDRYVVFVAPLLLGEGIRAVAGWASRSPSSGKRLAFTSVRRVGPDLEITAEPVPAEASPGDMTMSGGG, encoded by the coding sequence ATGACGGCCCGTCCGGAGTTTCCCGGCACCGGGTTCATGCGGAGGGCGCTTCGCCTCGCCCGGAAAGGGGCGGGGCGGACCGCGCCCAACCCGGCCGTCGGCGCGGTGATCGTTCGCGGAGGGCGGGTCGTGGGGGAAGGGTACCACCGTGCCGCGGGGCTTCCCCATGCCGAGATCGAGGCGCTGCGGCGCGCGGGGAGCGCTGCCCGGGGAGCCGACCTGTACGTGACGCTCGAGCCGTGCGCCCATCGCGGACGCACGGGGCCTTGCACCAGGGCGATCCTCGCCGCGGGGATCGCGCGGGTGGCGTACGCGATGGAGGACCCGAACCCGGCCGTTTCCGGCCGCGGCGCCAGGCGGTTGCGCGCCGCCGGCCTCGTCGTTCACCGCGGGTCATTGGAGGCGGAGGCCCGCGAGATCAACCGCGGGTTCCGCCGTTGGGTCGTCTCGGGGAAGCCGTTCGTCACGCTGAAGCTGGCGATCTCCCTCGACGGGCAGATCGCGGCCGCCGGCGGCGACTCCCGGTGGATCACGGGCGAGGCGGCGCGGCGGCGCGCGCGACGTCTGCGTTCCGAGGTCGACGCCGTCCTCGTGGGGGGCGAAACGGCGCGACGGGACGATCCGCTCCTGACCTCCCGGGTTCCCGGGGGGCACGACCCGCGGAGGGTGATCCTCACGTCGCGCCCCGCGGAACTCGCGCGCGGGAAGATTCTTCGCGAACCGGGGGGCGAGGTGGTCGTTGCCTGCCCGATCAGCGTACCGGAGCGCGACGTGCGCGCGGTGCGGGACGCGGGGGGCCGGGTGCTGCGGCTCCCGGCGCGCGGCGGGTCCGTGCGCGCGGGCGATTTCCTGGCGGCCCTCGGGGCGGAAGGCGTGACCTCCCTCCTGGTCGAGGGGGGCGGCCGGATCGCCGGCTGGCTCGCGGCGGAGGGCGCCGTCGACCGGTACGTCGTCTTCGTCGCGCCACTGCTCCTCGGAGAGGGGATCCGCGCCGTGGCGGGCTGGGCGAGCCGGTCGCCGTCGTCCGGGAAGCGCCTCGCGTTCACCTCGGTCCGCCGCGTCGGCCCGGACCTCGAAATCACCGCGGAACCCGTGCCCGCGGAGGCGAGCCCTGGCGACATGACAATGAGCGGGGGTGGATGA
- the plsX gene encoding phosphate acyltransferase PlsX, translated as MKIAVDAMGGDHAPREIVRGAVESARSNHLSLILVGQEERIRAELRQIDVSGADLEVLHASEIVEMCDVPAIALRKKRDSSIRVGLRLVADGKASSFVSAGNSGAVMAGGFLILKKIHGVDRPAIAATIPTPHGPVVLVDAGANVESKPAHLLQFGYMGEAYSRMILGIPRPRVGVVSIGEEDSKGTDLTRDTCELFRRTGLNFVGNVEGRDFFAGKADVFVCDGFVGNVAIKTMEGMATALGQFLKEEIRKSLMAKVGALLAERALRGVKDRLDYEEYGGAPLLGVRGGVFICHGSSSERAIKNGIRAAGSLARCAVDLEIARSIAARGHAALHTPAKL; from the coding sequence ATGAAAATCGCCGTCGATGCGATGGGGGGGGACCACGCCCCGCGCGAGATCGTGCGCGGGGCGGTCGAGTCGGCCCGTTCCAACCACCTCTCCCTGATCCTGGTCGGCCAGGAGGAGCGGATCCGCGCCGAGTTGCGCCAGATCGACGTTTCCGGCGCCGACCTCGAGGTGCTGCACGCCTCCGAAATCGTGGAGATGTGCGACGTTCCCGCCATCGCTCTCCGGAAGAAGCGGGACTCCTCGATCCGCGTCGGGCTTCGTCTTGTCGCCGACGGGAAGGCGTCCTCCTTCGTCAGCGCGGGAAACTCCGGCGCGGTGATGGCGGGGGGATTCCTGATCCTCAAGAAGATCCACGGCGTGGACCGCCCCGCGATCGCGGCGACCATCCCCACGCCCCACGGCCCGGTGGTTCTCGTGGACGCGGGTGCGAACGTCGAGTCCAAGCCTGCCCACCTCCTGCAGTTCGGATACATGGGCGAGGCGTACTCCCGGATGATCCTGGGGATTCCCCGGCCGCGCGTCGGCGTCGTCAGCATCGGCGAGGAGGATTCGAAGGGGACGGACCTCACGCGGGACACGTGCGAGCTGTTCCGCCGCACGGGCCTCAATTTCGTCGGGAACGTCGAGGGGCGGGACTTCTTCGCCGGGAAAGCCGATGTCTTCGTCTGCGACGGGTTCGTCGGGAACGTCGCGATCAAGACGATGGAGGGGATGGCGACGGCCCTGGGCCAGTTCCTCAAGGAGGAGATCCGCAAGTCCCTCATGGCGAAGGTGGGCGCCCTGCTCGCGGAGCGCGCGCTTCGGGGGGTGAAGGACCGTCTGGACTACGAGGAGTACGGCGGCGCTCCGCTCCTGGGGGTGCGGGGCGGCGTTTTCATCTGCCACGGGTCGTCCAGCGAGCGGGCGATCAAGAACGGGATCCGGGCCGCCGGCTCCCTGGCGCGCTGCGCGGTCGACCTCGAGATCGCCCGGTCCATCGCGGCGCGGGGACACGCCGCCTTGCATACGCCGGCAAAGCTGTAA
- a CDS encoding ketoacyl-ACP synthase III, protein MGSKIVGLGMHAPPKELTNLDLEKLVDTNDAWITERTGIRTRHIAEPGVPNSDLCVEAARKALDDARVDPAELDIVLVGTLTPDMPFPATACFIQAKIGATRAYGMDLSAACSGFVYSLSVADALIRAGRGKKALVVGAEILSTVVDYTDRSTCILFGDGAGAAVLSECPDGEGVLSCHLHSDGNLWKLIYCPGGGTLHPYSPEMVEQRLRYIRMAGNETFKHAVLRMVEVSREALDRNGVSIDDVKLFIPHQANLRIIQVVGKRLGIPDERVFVNLEKYGNTSAASIPIALAEAKTEGRFAAGDLVLVVAFGGGLTWASALMRM, encoded by the coding sequence TTGGGATCGAAAATCGTCGGCCTGGGGATGCACGCCCCCCCGAAAGAGTTGACCAACCTCGACCTCGAAAAGCTGGTCGACACGAACGACGCGTGGATCACCGAGCGCACCGGGATCCGGACCCGTCACATCGCGGAGCCGGGGGTGCCGAATTCCGACCTATGCGTCGAGGCCGCCCGGAAAGCGCTCGACGACGCGCGCGTCGACCCGGCGGAGCTCGACATCGTGCTCGTCGGGACGCTGACGCCCGACATGCCGTTCCCGGCGACCGCGTGCTTCATCCAGGCGAAGATCGGGGCGACCCGCGCCTACGGCATGGATCTGTCGGCCGCCTGCTCCGGCTTCGTCTACTCCCTGTCGGTCGCCGACGCGCTGATCCGGGCGGGGCGCGGGAAGAAGGCCCTCGTGGTCGGCGCGGAGATTCTTTCCACCGTGGTCGATTACACCGACCGGTCCACCTGCATCCTCTTCGGCGACGGCGCGGGGGCGGCGGTTCTGTCGGAATGCCCGGATGGGGAGGGGGTCCTCAGCTGCCACCTGCACTCCGACGGGAACCTCTGGAAGCTGATCTACTGCCCGGGAGGCGGCACGCTGCACCCGTACTCCCCGGAGATGGTGGAGCAGCGGCTGCGCTACATCCGGATGGCGGGGAACGAGACGTTCAAGCACGCCGTCCTCCGGATGGTCGAGGTTTCCCGGGAGGCGCTCGACCGGAACGGCGTATCCATCGACGACGTGAAGCTCTTCATCCCGCACCAGGCGAACCTGCGCATCATCCAGGTCGTCGGGAAGCGGCTCGGCATCCCCGACGAGCGCGTCTTCGTCAACCTCGAGAAGTACGGGAACACATCCGCCGCCTCGATTCCGATCGCGCTCGCGGAAGCGAAGACGGAGGGGCGGTTCGCCGCCGGGGACCTCGTGCTCGTCGTCGCGTTCGGGGGGGGGCTCACCTGGGCCTCCGCCCTGATGCGGATGTGA
- the rpmF gene encoding 50S ribosomal protein L32: MPNPKRRGSKCRRDKRRTHKKLTQPAVSICPQCKATKRPHAVCPTCGTYKGREVIAKTED, from the coding sequence ATGCCGAATCCGAAACGACGCGGATCAAAGTGCCGCAGGGACAAGCGGCGCACGCACAAGAAGCTGACCCAGCCGGCGGTGAGCATCTGCCCGCAGTGCAAGGCGACCAAGCGCCCCCATGCCGTCTGCCCGACGTGCGGGACCTACAAGGGTCGGGAAGTCATCGCGAAAACGGAAGACTGA